From Mustelus asterias unplaced genomic scaffold, sMusAst1.hap1.1 HAP1_SCAFFOLD_1789, whole genome shotgun sequence, the proteins below share one genomic window:
- the LOC144488704 gene encoding DNA repair protein XRCC1-like has product MPEIKLKHVVSCSSEDTTHKADNLLKPDTYRKWKCSDLGEKQSSVILQFEKAEYIHHIDIGNEGSAFVEVLVGNSTSACEQDFEVILVSSFFMSPMESRGGTSLNRVRMFGPDKLAKATLSKKWDRVKVVCTQPYNKSLAYGLSFIRFYSTPEDTETSAGPSSPKITKLGQFVVKEEEGSGNSLKPGSLFFSRASRPQLSPPTAVSTPSPSEKPTASYATAALQASGVASPSSSFSPKEKSAAKASLGTSSPKPPTAGKRKFEFPKEKTGSPPVRKENPGEVPELSSKKTSPLAPAMKRPK; this is encoded by the exons ATGCCCGAGATCAAACTCAAACATGTTGTCTCCTGCAGCAGTGAGGACACG ACCCACAAGGCAGACAACCTGTTGAAGCCAGACACTTACAGGAAGTGGAAATGTTCTGATCTGGGGGAGAAACAGTCGTCTGTCATCCTGCAG tttgagaaggCGGAATACATTCACCATATCGATATTGGCAATGAGGGATCTGCCTTTGTGGAGGTCTTGGTCGGGAATTCCACCTCAGCCTGCGAACAGGATTTTGAG GTGATCCTGGTGTCCTCCTTCTTCATGTCTCCCATGGAGAGTCGGGGTGGCACATCCCTGAACAGAGTGCGCATGTTCGGCCCAGACAAACTGGCTAaagccactctgagtaaaaaatggGACCGTGTAAAAGTGGTCTGCACCCAACCCTACAACAAG AGCTTGGCGTACGGCCTCTCATTCATCAGGTTTTATTCCACTCCAGAGGACACTGAAACGTCTGCCGGACCCTCCTCACCG AAGATCACCAAACTGGGTCAGTTTGTAGtgaaggaggaggaagggagcGGTAACAGTCTGAAACCAGGCAGCCTGTTTTTCAGCCGGGCCAGCAGACCCCAACTCAGTCCCCCCACAG CTGTCTCTACTCCATCGCCAAGCGAGAAGCCCACGGCAAGCTACGCCACAGCCGCATTACAGGCCAGCGGCGTCGCGTCTCCAAGTTCTTCATTCTCCCCCAAGGAGAAATCGGCAGCGAAGGCAAGTCTGGGAACGTCTTCTCCGAAG CCACCAACTGCAGGAAAAAGGAAGTTTGAGTTTCCCAAGGAGAAGACGGGAAGCCCCCCCGTCAGGAAGGAGAACCCCGGGGAAGTACCTGAACTTTCAAGTAAGAAGACCAGCCCGCTGGCGCCTGCGATGAAAAGACCCAAAG